A genome region from Anastrepha ludens isolate Willacy chromosome 3, idAnaLude1.1, whole genome shotgun sequence includes the following:
- the LOC128857551 gene encoding uncharacterized protein LOC128857551, with protein MEDSEHISVLMEGSEIPPAATIGEADKPSNDTATGIGSTFTAGSAPYCHASTPTTHPSTFTVPGVNNASMITSVHGTQPHYMVYSTSAPLFQTAAVNAFTSTWGPGIANGGIPNLTSAAMPCSALTYPTFGNTFRPFCSQTNMHSRVAPQPNTSVFMQPNITPSCNQTRDPSYNVFSQYSTSDVNLTPTQISSRQVITKDLPTFSGRPEDWPLFITNYEQSTERCGFTDQENLIRLQKCLKGPALEAVRGRLMMPATVGLAINTLRMLYGRPDIIHQTMQMKLRQEPAVRADKLETLIAFSLAVQNYRATIQAVGLADYLNDPVLLNDLIAKLPSDLRLNWGGYRMSLSRVDIAVFDDWLFGLAACASQVTRCEPPTTTAAFENIEVKKGRNSHKARVLVHEVIGKNVEVNAKVTICPKCSANHKLSDCAEFTALSRSDRWLFVREKKLCLRCFNSHYVRRCNLKNRCGVDGCQMAHNSLLHTPVPVKSNVGHEQTALYHERHSGSPKEKQNSLFRYVAVTVRNASKSVDTYALIDEGASCTLIENELADYLELDGPSEALCLRWTNEITQSENNSKFVSFEIASTQLGSPNYLLRGVRTIARLGLPDQTLDRDTMEKHAHLKGLPILPYNGARARILIGVDNAKVCVPIEVKESNTSNLIAARCRLGWTVYGRDTSEHAVMPRVLHICSCDPTSRDRMDEQMKAYFAIDAIGVYAPAKPLRSKDDERALQLMEKFTKFLPTEKRWETRLLWKQDVVDLPDSLPMARRRLMCLETKMKRDPELHRFIVDKINDYKKKGYIRKLESLETSIDWYGTLQPKLEILHLTTCC; from the exons ATGGAAGACTCCGAACATATTAGCGTACTTATGGAAGGCAGTGAAATACCACCGGCGGCGACCATTGGTGAGGCTGACAAGCCTAGCAACGACACAGCAACTGGAATTGGATCGACATTCACAGCTGGTAGTGCACCGTATTGTCACGCATCAACGCCCACTACTCACCCTTCGACATTTACAGTACCGGGCGTGAACAACGCATCCATGATAACATCAGTTCATGGAACTCAACCGCACTACATGGTATATAGCACCAGTGCACCGCTGTTTCAAACCGCGGCAGTCAATGCATTTACAAGCACGTGGGGGCCCGGCATTGCTAATGGTGGCATACCTAACCTCACTTCGGCTGCTATGCCTTGTAGCGCGCTAACCTATCCAACGTTCGGCAATACATTTCGGCCATTTTGTTCACAGACGAATATGCATAGCCGCGTGGCACCACAACCGAATACTTCTGTTTTCATGCAGCCGAACATTACGCCATCGTGTAACCAAACGCGCGACCCCTCTTATAATGTTTTCAGCCAATACAGCACATCCGACGTCAATTTAACACCAACGCAGATTTCCAGCAGGCAAGTGATAACCAAGGATTTACCGACCTTTTCCGGCAGGCCTGAGGACTGGCCCCTATTCATCACGAATTACGAGCAGTCTACCGAGCGATGTGGCTTCACTGATCAAGAAAATCTGATCAGACTACAAAAGTGTTTAAAGGGACCAGCTCTCGAAGCGGTGCGTGGTAGGTTAATGATGCCAGCAACAGTAGGTCTGGCAATCAACACATTGAGAATGCTTTATGGTAGGCCTGACATTATTCATCAAACAATGCAGATGAAATTGAGACAAGAGCCAGCAGTTAGGGCCGATAAATTGGAAACGCTCATAGCATTTTCACTTGCAGTGCAAAACTATCGCGCTACAATCCAGGCGGTAGGCCTGGCCGATTATTTAAACGATCCTGTGTTGCTTAATGACTTGATAGCCAAATTGCCAAGCGATCTAAGGCTCAATTGGGGCGGCTATCGTATGTCGCTCAGTCGCGTCGACATTGCTGTGTTTGACGATTGGCTTTTTGGACTTGCTGCATGCGCGAGTCAAGTAACAAGATGTGAGCCACCCACAACCACAGCTgcctttgaaaatattgaagtaaAGAAAGGCCGCAATTCCCACAAGGCGAGAGTTTTAGTTCATGAagttatcggaaaaaatgtagaGGTAAACGCGAAGGTGACTATATGCCCAAAGTGTAGCGCCAACCATAAGCTGTCAGACTGTGCAGAATTTACTGCGCTCTCGCGAAGTGATCGATGGCTGTTTGTACGAGAGAAAAAACTTTGCTTACGCTGTTTCAATTCTCACTACGTTCGCCGATGCAATCTGAAGAATAGGTGTGGGGTTGACGGCTGCCAGATGGCACACAACTCTCTTCTGCATACACCTGTTCCCGTTAAGAGCAACGTCGGTCATGAGCAAACAGCGCTATACCACGAACGTCATTCAGGCTCACCAAAGGAGAAGCAGAACTCGCTATTCAGGTACGTCGCCGTTACTGTTCGTAACGCATCCAAATCTGTTGACACATATGCACTCATCGACGAAGGCGCGTCTTGTACTTTAATTGAAAACGAGCTTGCAGATTATCTTGAATTGGACGGGCCGTCCGAGGCGTTGTGTCTGCGATGGACTAACGAAATTACTCAAAGCGAAAATAACTCCAAGTTTGTAAGTTTTGAGATCGCATCGACACAGTTGGGCTCTCCAAACTACTTGTTAAGAGGTGTACGCACTATTGCTCGTTTAGGCCTGCCTGATCAAACATTGGACCGCGATACCATGGAGAAGCATGCCCATCTCAAAGGTCTACCTATACTACCATATAACGGTGCTAGGGCTCGAATTCTTATTGGAGTCGACAACGCGAAAGTCTGTGTGCCAATTGAAGTTAAGGAGAGTAACACCTCCAACCTGATTGCTGCTAGATGCCGGCTGGGATGGACCGTTTATGGTCGAGACACATCTGAACACGCAGTGATGCCCCGCGTGCTCCACATCTGCAGCTGCGATCCTACGAGCAGGGACCGAATGGACGAACAGATGAAGGCGTATTTTGCTATCGACGCTATCGGTGTCTATGCGCCAGCTAAACCGCTTCGGTCAAAGGATGATGAACGTGCTTTACAATTGATGGAAAAATTCACCAAGTTTTTGCCAACAGAGAAGAGATGGGAAACAAGATTGCTATGGAAACAAGACGTCGTCGATTTACCCGATTCACTTCCTATGGCGCGTCGTCGACTAATGTGCTTGGAAACCAAGATGAAGCGGGATCCTGAACTTCACCGTTTTATCGTCGACAAAATTAACGATTACAAGAAAAAGGGTTACATACGCAAATTGGAGTCACTTGAAACATCGATAG atTGGTATGGGACGCTGCAGCCAAAGCTGGAAATACTGCACTTAACAACATGCTGTTAA
- the LOC128858205 gene encoding uncharacterized protein LOC128858205: protein MCVLTFGASCSPSLANYVKNQNAQRFSENYPEAVQAIINNTFVDDWLQSADNEEELSRLATVVRWIHNEGGFEMRNWVSNSKKTLTALSANSTLLSRCFEEPEATIEKVLGMWWLPASDELTFVEKFPKEVFDEHTFPSKRQVLRTIMKIFDPLGLLGYVIIQAKIILQDIWRSGVNWDEPIREDDRSNWWNWLKRISSINNVKIPRCYLLSSCSQSNQLHIFVDASINAYAAVAYLRAEVGNAVNCSLLASKTRVTPLKPISIPRLELMAAVLGLRLAIFIGKQLSVQVSRRIFWTDSKNVICWVRSDARKFHQFVALRVGEILEGSSAKEWRWLPSSENIADEGTKWSDVRNFDDNARWFRGPKFLAQPESSWPVGELVGTTAELHHISTSTPLSPTLSVISPDVRRFSTWERLLSTQQIVLRFLRRILKFTPRSLLKLFELRDIEAAEQILISVSQQNAFSEEVKSLQHGQNIQRQSAIYKWSPYLNEVGILRVKGRIDFLEGVAVDVKRPVILPKNHTVTRLIIDFYHRKFHHHHNEIIVNEMRQRYCVGALRSMVKECAKRCQMCRNRKAKPQPPQMGSLPVERLSPFTRPFTFTGVDYFGPIDVAVGRRREKRWGVLFTCLTSRAVHIEIAASLSTETFLLMLKLFVCRRGVPKRIVSDNGTNFRGASRALISEIERVSSDDLERRHPQIEWSFIPPSAPHMGGAWERMIQSTKSILMDITHEAILREEVLRATLADIENILNSRPLTYVPLETADDDALTPNHLLLGNSSGIRESGCDDDSGPALRRCFRISNQLANQFWKRWIQEYLPCLTRRSKWFHPPIRPIEINDVVVIVDNNAKRNSWPKGIVIDLHRGKDGEARSAVVKLANGLCTRPVIKLAKLDVTSHN, encoded by the coding sequence ATGTGTGTGCTGACTTTCGGCGCTTCGTGTTCTCCTTCGCTAGCGAACTacgtaaaaaaccaaaatgcacAACGTTTTTCCGAAAATTATCCCGAAGCTGTACAAGCCATTATAAATAACACTTTCGTCGATGATTGGCTTCAGAGTGCAGACAATGAGGAAGAGTTATCGCGTTTGGCTACTGTTGTTCGCTGGATCCATAACGAAGGAGGTTTCGAGATGCGAAACTGGGTATCCAATTCCAAGAAAACTTTGACTGCACTCTCTGCTAACAGCACGCTGCTATCCAGATGTTTTGAGGAGCCTGAAGCTACTATCGAAAAGGTGCTTGGAATGTGGTGGTTACCAGCGTCGGATGAGCTTACCTTTGTGGAAAAGTTTCCTAAAGAAGTTTTTGATGAGCACACATTTCCATCGAAGCGACAAGTTTTGCGTACAATCATGAAAATATTCGATCCCCTTGGACTGCTCGGGTATGTCATCATACAAGCAAAAATCATCCTACAGGACATTTGGCGTTCAGGCGTTAATTGGGACGAGCCTATCAGAGAGGATGATCGCAGTAACTGGTGGAACTGGTTGAAAAGAATTTCTTCGATAAACAACGTCAAAATTCCTCGGTGCTACTTACTTTCCAGCTGTAGCCAGAGTAACCAGTTGCACATTTTCGTGGATGCAAGTATCAACGCTTATGCTGCTGTGGCGTATTTGCGTGCTGAAGTTGGTAACGCGGTGAACTGTTCATTGCTGGCTTCGAAGACAAGGGTCACACCATTGAAGCCCATTTCAATACCGAGGTTGGAGTTAATGGCAGCAGTTCTGGGTCTGCGGTTGGCAATTTTTATAGGCAAGCAACTTTCTGTTCAGGTAAGCCGTAGAATTTTTTGGACAGATTCGAAAAACGTGATATGCTGGGTGCGTTCAGATGCAAGAAAGTTCCATCAATTTGTTGCGTTACGTGTCGGCGAAATTCTTGAGGGTTCCAGCGCTAAAGAGTGGAGGTGGTTGCCATCTTCTGAAAACATCGCTGATGAGGGCACAAAATGGTCCGACGTTCGCAATTTTGACGACAATGCACGCTGGTTTCGAGGGCCAAAGTTCTTGGCCCAGCCCGAATCTAGTTGGCCTGTAGGGGAGCTAGTAGGCACTACAGCAGAGCTGCATCACATAAGTACAAGTACACCATTGTCCCCTACCCTGTCAGTAATTTCTCCAGACGTACGAAGGTTTAGCACATGGGAGAGACTGCTTTCCACACAACAAATTGTTCTGCGTTTCCTGCGCCGGATCTTGAAGTTTACGCCACGTTCGCTACTAAAACTTTTCGAATTGCGCGATATTGAAGCAGCAGAGCAAATTCTTATTTCCGTAAGCCAGCAAAATGCGTTTAGCGAAGAAGTCAAAAGCCTACAACACGGTCAAAATATTCAACGGCAGTCTGCTATATATAAATGGTCGCCGTATCTGAACGAGGTTGGGATTCTTCGCGTGAAAGGTCGAATCGACTTCTTAGAAGGAGTAGCAGTCGATGTGAAGCGACCTGTAATACTGCCGAAAAATCATACAGTAACGCGTTTGATAATTGATTTTTACCATAGAAAATTTCACCACCATCATAATGAGATTATTGTCAATGAGATGCGCCAGCGATACTGCGTCGGTGCTTTGCGATCGATGGTAAAAGAGTGCGCCAAAAGATGCCAAATGTGTCGCAATCGTAAAGCTAAGCCGCAACCACCTCAAATGGGAAGTCTACCTGTAGAACGACTGTCACCATTTACAAGGCCATTCACGTTTACAGGAGTGGACTATTTTGGCCCTATCGACGTAGCTGTTGGCCGGCGGCGTGAAAAACGTTGGGGCGTGTTATTTACGTGCCTGACGAGTCGTGCCGTTCACATCGAGATCGCGGCGTCGTTGTCGACGGAGACATTCCTGCTAATGTTGAAATTGTTCGTGTGCCGCAGAGGAGTCCCGAAGCGCATTGTGTCAGACAACGGCACGAATTTTCGTGGTGCCAGCCGAGCACTTATCAGCGAGATAGAAAGGGTGTCATCAGATGACCTAGAGAGAAGACATCCCCAAATCGAGTGGTCCTTCATTCCGCCCTCGGCTCCTCACATGGGTGGGGCATGGGAGCGAATGATACAGtcaacaaaatcaattttaatggATATTACGCACGAAGCAATACTACGTGAAGAAGTTCTAAGGGCCACTTTAGCGGACAttgaaaatattcttaattCAAGACCTCTGACATATGTGCCCTTGGAGACTGCAGACGACGACGCACTTACGCCCAATCACCTTTTGTTAGGAAACTCAAGCGGAATTCGCGAATCAGGTTGTGATGACGACAGTGGGCCAGCTCTCCGTCGATGCTTTCGAATTTCAAACCAGCTAGCTAACCAATTCTGGAAGCGTTGGATCCAAGAATATCTTCCGTGCCTTACTAGACGTTCTAAGTGGTTCCACCCGCCGATTCGACCTATCGAAATAAACGACGTCGTGGTCATCGTTGACAACAATGCGAAAAGGAACTCATGGCCGAAAGGAATAGTTATAGATCTCCACCGTGGAAAGGACGGAGAGGCTCGTAGCGCTGTGGTGAAACTAGCAAACGGTCTGTGCACCCGACCCGTAATTAAATTAGCAAAACTCGATGTTACTAGTCACAATTAA